TAATATGAGATTCTGATTTTCCAGGAAAAGCCGGGCTTCTTCGATTTTCAGCTGGGTTCTGACCCTGGCCTTCACCTCCACTATTTCAAAAGGTTTAGTGACATAATCAACAGCGCCTAAGGAAAAGCCTTTAGTCTTGGCATCACTATCTGTAATTGCTGAAAGCAATATTACCGGGATGTGCTCAAGGTCCGGTTTTTTCTTGATAATCTTTAAAACCTCATAGCCATCCAGCTCAGGCATCATAATATCTAAAAGGATTAAATCCGGTTTTTGTCCTTCGAGGAGCTCAATTGCTTCGGCTCCATTAATGGCAATAATTAACTCATAATCTTCCTGAAGTGCCTCCACCAAAATATCAATATTCATTTCCGTATCATCCACGATCATAATCGTCGGCTGTCTATCCATGGCTCTGCTCCTTTACAAGCTCCCTTACTTTTTCGGCCATAGCTTTGGCCTCTTTATAACGATAACGATCAGTGAGCTTCTTTAGTTCTTCAATTTGCGGATAATAGGGCATCCCCTGGAAATTATCGACTAAGTAAATCATACTCTCCTTTATTTCTTTGGGCCGAGCTTTTTCCAAAGCATAGAGCAACTCATCGAAAGCTGTATTCACATCGAATTTTGAAGATAGAGGCTCCTTCTTAGTACCCTTGAGAGAAATACACTGCTTAATAGCCTCTAACAATTCGTCATTTAACTTGGCAAGTTCCGCAAGTTTTTCCTCTAAAACTTGTTCATCCATGAACGCCCAGTCTTCTTCAAACTGAACCAGACAGCGGTTCAATTTCATGGCTCCTATGGTTCCGGTAACCCCTTTAAGGCTATGTATGAGTCGTTGGGCTTCTTCATCCGTTTGTTTTTGCCTTAAATTCGAGAAATCGTTTACCCAGTTGCTATAATTTGCAGCATATCTCCTTAATAGGTCCTCATAGAACTCTCGTTTCTGGTTTAAGCGAAGCAATGTCTTTTCAATATCCAAAACCTCTATAACCTCATCATCAACGGCCTCGAGGCATTTGACACCCTTGCCTAAGAGCCATTTTTCAAGGGTATCAAACAAACGATTGGGGTCTATGGGCTTGGAAATATAATCATTCATACCGGCAGCAATGCTTCTTTCTCTATCCCCTCGAAGTGCATTGGCAGTCATGGCAATAATGGGCAGTTCTGAGCTTGAGTAAGTTTTTCTCAGTATTTCCGTAGCTTTATAGCCATCCATAACAGGCATTTGAACATCCATCAGAACGGCAGCAAATTTATTGGCATGAACATATTTAATCGCTTCTTCACCATTATTGGCAATGCTTACAAGCATGCCGGCTTGCTCTAGCATATCTTTAGCGACTAATTGATTAATGTCATTATCCTCAACAACGAGGACCCGTTTATCGGCGAGTTCCCCCCGGTGCTTCCTGCTGTTTGCCTCATCATGGATCACCTCTCCTTGGTGCAAGGCAGTTCCATTGAGAGCATTCATAATAGCGTCAAACATTAATGATTGATTAATGGGCTTTACCAAGAAATTCCTAACCCCTAACTGTTTGACCTGGTGATAGTGAGTTTCCCGGCCTATGGCACTCACAAAGATGGTCTTCGGCAAAGCTATGTCTGGATTGGCGATGATCCTTTTATAAAATTCGATACCCGGCAATTCCGGCAGGTTAAAATCAATGACAAGGAGATCAAAGCATTCCCTATGGAGTCGTTCAAGGGCCTCAAAAGGATCATTCAGAGCTGTGACTTCCAAAGAAAAGGAGCGCAGCATTCTTTCCAGTATGGTCAATGAAGTCTTGTTATGATCGATGATTAAGGCCTTTTTCCCTTGTAGATCCGGATAATTGCTGCAGCTGGGTTTCTTAAGATCCAAGGCTTTATGAAAATGAACTATAAAGTGAAAGGATGTGCCTTCACCATAGACACTTTCTACCGAAATCTCACCATTCATTAATTCTACTAATTGTTTAGAAATGGTTAAGCCTAAACCTGTCCCGCCATATTTTCTCGTCATAGACCCATCCGCTTGGGTAAACGCTCTGAACAATCTGCCAATGTGTTCTTTGGTTATGCCAATCCCTGTATCGGAAACCGTAAAGCTCAGCTTAACCTCGTCGTTATTTTCTCCAAGTACTTTGACAGAAACATTAACCTCTCCTCGGTTCGTGAACTTGATGGCGTTGGTTATGAGATTGGATAATACTTGTTCCAAGCGCAGGGGATCGCCGATTAACACATCCGGCACGCCCTCCCCTGTATCAAAATTAAGATCGATTCCCTTTTCTGCTGCCGAAATCGAATATAGATTTGCTACATTTTCAAGTACCTTGTCAAGATTAAATTTAATGTTTTCAATTTCAAGTTTTCCAGCCTCAATTTTGGAGAAATCTAAGACATCGTTGATAATTCTGAGAAGTGTCTTTGACGCGCCTTCAATTTTAGCTACATAATTCTGTTGAGATTCTTTCAAATCCGATTGAGCTAATAAATGAGCGAGTCCCATGATTGCATTCATGGGGGTTCTGATTTCATGACTCATATTAGCAAGAAATTGACTTTTCGCCTGACTCGCTTCTTCAGCAGCTTCCATAGCTCTTTTTAATTCTTCTTCCGTCCTTTTTCGTTCTGTTATATTTTGCAGAACTCCGATAAACCTGCGAATTTTCCCATCCTCGTCCTTTTTTATGACTTGTCCAATAAAAGAAAACCAAACGTTCGGGTCTGCCTTTAAACGAACTTCTGTGTAAAAATCTTCTCCCACCATGGGCATATTGTTAACATTAAACAGCCCCATACTGTTAAGATCCTGGCTGTAGACAAAGTCTTCCAACTTCCCGTTAAGCTGAATCCAATCGCTCTCTTTAATGAGATTCTCCTTATAGTCAGGGGCATTTATTAATTTAAGAAAAATACCATTAACCACAACTACATGATTACAATCCGAGTCATATAAACCGATATGAGATGCCTCCATGGCAATCCTGAATCGATTTTCGGAATTGGCTAAATGATTGGTGACTTCTGTTAAGGCATGCGTTCGTTCTTTGACACGACATTCCAGTTCAACATTCAATTGAATCAGTTCTGCTTCAGCTCTTTGCCGTACGTGAATTTCGTTATTAAGAGCTTGAACATTGTTGCGAATATTGCTGGACATTTCGCCGATGGTCTTTGCCAGAATTCCAATTTCATCTTTGCTGGCCTTTAGATCACTGGGAATCTCAATAAGGTTCGTTCCGTCAGAGTCTTGGATGATTTCTACCATACGGGTTAATGGTTGTGTCATGACTTTGGTCATTTTATTGGCGGCAATAAAAATAAAAAGACATGCAAATAATGCCCCGCCAACAATCATCATAAGCAAAAATCTCATGGCTTCCGACGATTCCCGGTGATCGATGCCTATGGCCAGATAAAGTCCTTCGATATTTGGGACTTTTGAATAGATAAGATAATTAAATTCTCCCTTTTGAGTTGTAAAATTTAATTCTCCTGAGGGACTAGCTGAGATTAATTCTCCAAAATTCTCAATCTCAATGGTTGATTTTTCTTCCTGGTTAGGATTGATGATAACCTTGCCGCTGGCATCGAGAAACCATACTTCGGTAAATTGACGAATTTTCGCTTCTAAAAAGGAGCCCATTAATTGTTTTATTCTCACATTTATGACGATTAATCCCTTGAGATTGCCTCTATCATCCAGAACCTTCGTGCCGATATAAGTCGTATAGTCGTTATCCTGATTTGCCAAAAGTTTTGAAGTCAGCGTCATCTGATCTCCAGCTAATAATTCGTCTTCAAAACTAAGGGACGGTTTAATATTTTCAGGATTAATTACATATTGATCGCCATTAATCCCTTTGTATTTCATAGATAACCATAAATCCTTATTCCTAGTAATTTGATTATCCATTTCTTGCTCAATACTTGATAAATCGCCGTTCTTAAATGTTTCCGTACTGGCAAGGAGAGCCAATATAGTTTCTTGATTTTTAAAGCGTTCCCCCAAGTATTGAGCTTCTCCATCCACAACTTGCAGCCCGATATGACTGATGAGAGGTTTGATAATATTGTTGACTTGATAATATAGAAAAGTGCAGATTAAAATCAGCACTATAAACATAAGCAGGGTATAAGTCGCCCTTAATTTGTGCTTAAAGGAGTTATTGACAAAATTCGTTTTCAAAGGGTCCATCTCTTTTCTTTCTATACTAATCTTGACTTAAAGTTTCTTACACTGTTTCGACAAATGCTTTTTTATTCCTGCTAATTTTGCAGGTACTATAGTGACATTACGTTTTCACGTTTAGCCTTTAAAGTTATATTTCCTTAATCAGTGCCAGAAAGGAAATAATTTCCCCAGCAAAGGAATCCTCGCCAGATCATTTTTGCGAATGACCTTCAGCATATTCAGCAAGAAAATGTAGACGAATATTGAAACAATAATTCCAACAACCAAGCTTATAGGGACTCCCAAATGAACCCTTGGACTGCAGAGCAGAACAAAGAAAGTCCTTCCTATGTATCCCATTGCCATTGCTGCCGCTAGAATTTTGGCAATGGTTTGCCCGTTGAGAAAAAAGCCGATTAGTTTTACAAGGGAAGAGTGATGTAAGAGGGTTTCAAGAATAACCCCCATCCCCATTGCAATAATCACCCCTTTTATTCCCAGTTTCGGATTGGAAGCCAAAGGATAAATCAGCATAATCGTGATGAACCTTGCCAGAACGTTGTTAATCATTGCTGTTTTAGCCCGCCCCATACCAACTAATACCGATTGGAGAGGGGATTGGAGGTAGTTTAACACAAAAAAAGGCGCTAGGAGTTTTAACATAGGCGCTGCTGCTGGAGCATGGTAGATTACCGTCATTAATTCCAGGGAAAATAAATAGAGCACCACAGTACTAGGTGCACCAATGATTAAGGCTACTCCTATGGCTTGATTTAGCCGCCGTTTAATTAAAAGCAAATTTCCATGAGCATTTGCTTCACTGATAGCCGGCACCAGTGTAATTCCAAGGGATTGGTTGATGAAGCCGGGAAGAAACAATAAAGGCATGACAAAGCCGGCTAACATCCCATATTGTTTGGCAATCAGCGCAGAACCGATTCCGGCCAGAGCAAGACTTTTAGTTATGACGATGGGCTGCAAAGCCCTGGAAATAGACATTCCAAAACCATTACCGGTAGTTGGCAAACCCGTCTGCAACAATTCCATGACAATGGTTTTGCCTCTAGTTACCTGACTCCATGCGGGACGAGGTAACCGCAACTTCCTTTGCTGGGAGATTCTGAACATGATAATAAAAACAAGCAAAGAGGCTGCTTCCCCTAACACACCGCTTAGGACTGCTCCTGCAGCTGCAAATTCAATACCTAAGGGCAGCAGGCGCTGTACTAAGACATAGGTAAACCAGATTCGCACAATCTGTTCTAAGACTTGGGCTATGGCAAGGGGGTTCATCGTCTGTTTGCCCCGAAAATATCCTTTAAGTACGCCGGAAACCGCTCCAATAGGAATAACCGGTATCATAGCCATGAAGGAATAATAGGCCCGCTGATCCGTCAAAAAATACGGCAAGAAAATCTTGGCTCCGATAGTCGAGAGAAAAACCATAAGGATACTTAAACTGACGGTTATACTTAAGGCTATCAGCAGAATCTTTTTGATTTTTTGCCTATCTCTTTGAGCATCAGCTTCGGCCACTAAACGGGAAATAGCTACTGGCAGCCCAATGGTGGTTAGCGTCATCATCAAACTCATAAAGGGCATGACCATCTTTTTTAGTCCGATTCCTTCCGGACCTAGAACCCGGGAAAGTACAATGGAATTGCCAAATATTAAAATTTTAGCAAGAAAAGCTGCGACAGTTAATACAAAAGCCCCTTTGACCAAACTTTGTTTTTTCATCAGTTTAAACCCTTCTATCTAAAACATTGTTTAGTCTATGTTTATGTAAACACAAGGGAATTAAAAACTGACTAAATGAAATCCCTGAATCGTTCAAATACCAAAGAAAGCATTGAGGTTTCTCAACAAAGAAGGGCAGATCGTCCTTTGACGATCTGTCCTTCTTTTCTACACGGCAAGTCAAAACATTTTATTAAATTCTTCGTCTAAACGATGTTCTATCTCTTCATCCGTTAAGTCAAATTCGCGGGCATATTCCCTGGCCCTTTGTCTCTGGGCGTAGTAATACTGCTTGCGTTGTTCTCTAAGCAGCAAGGGGTCCTGTTTTTCCCGCCTACCGTTTCTCAAGCTTCGAAAGATAACGTAACTCAGGAGTGAGGTCAGGAGGAGCATGAGAATACTCTGAACCGGATCCCCAAATCCAAAACCGATAATCATACTCTTTTCACCTCTAAGACATTCTTTGTTCTACGTACTGAAAAACCTTTAAAGTATCCTCCGTATGAGGGATAAAAGCATAGAGTCTTTCCAAAAACCCCTTGCCTTTGGCTATCTCCACTGCTGAAGGGAAGTTTATGTCCAAGAGCCAAACCAAACGAATGAGTTTAATATCTGCGGGAGTTTTAGCCGAAGTATAGGCTATTTGCTTCCCGCTTAAAATGCCCTGAATAATATCCTGAGAATATCTCTGATCTTCATGATTGCTTTCCACTGCAAAAAAAGGTTTTTGCCAAGGCTTTTCATAGAAGTTGATGATCTGATCGAGTATATCCAGTTTATCCGCATCCCTGATAAGCTTGCAAAACTTCAGGGTCGTCTCGTCCACAACATCCTTAATGGTCCGTTGATTGTGATTCAGTATAGCCGTAAATACCAGCGTCTTCTCCCATTCATTTAATCGGCCTGAAAAAATCTGCTCTCCCTTAAGGACAGTCACTCCTAACAAGGCATGATCTTCACTTAGGGAATCCTTAAAGGTATGATATTTGCTATATTGTTTAAAGCGTCCCACATCATGGAAAAGACCAATCACTTCAGCGAGAAACATTTGCCGGGTATCCAGGCCAAGATTCTCCCCCAGGGTCAGCATATAGTCTCGAACGCACAAAGAATGGTCTTTTTTATATCTCAAGTTGGCCTCAACTTTTTCATCGTCCTTTGGAAATCCTTTAACGTAATCTTCAAACCATGTTCTAAAAAAACGAATATCTTCCAAGTTCATAATTATCTCCTTTTTCCATTGTATTCCCCTTCATTGAAATATTGATGATCATATCGAAATCCGGGCAACCAAATTATACTCCTTTTATGTAAGTTCGTTAACCGTAATTACTTTGTCAACCTGTAAATAATGTGTAAAACAGATAAAAATGGTATATAATTAAAAACATTGCAAGTTTACTTCAAATTAATCTGGACAACTTGTAATTAAAACCATATTACTTCAATGAATAGGGAAATCGAGGGATATCGTATGAAACTGTATCTAGAAATGTTTATTGTGTTTTTTAAGATTGGCTGTTTAGCTTTTGGCGGCGGCTATGCTGTCATAGGACTTTTACAAAAGGAGATTGTTGAGTTAAAACAATGGGTTGACAACGATGAACTAACCGATATCATGGCAATTTCTCAAACTCTTCCCGGCATTATTTTTGTCAATTCTGCCACGATGATAGGCTATCGCAAGAAGGGTATCTTAGGAGCTACAGTAGCTACAGTTTCCTCAGTTATGCCTACTTTTTTTCTTATACTCATTCTGACCTTTGTCATTTGGGGAGTCACTGATAACCCCATTGTTCACAAAGCCTTTACAGGAATCCTCCTGGGAGTCACTGCACTAATTCTGAATTCTGTTAAAAAAACCTGGAAAACAGCAGTTAAACACTATCCCGACATTATCTTGGCAGTCACGGCTACGGTTCTTTTGCTGTTTACAGGTCTCAACGTTGTACTTATCCTTCTTTTGATGGCAGGCCTTGGCTTCGCAAAGAATCTCTATGCCCTAAAGAAGGAGGCGGAAAAACTTGAAGCTCGTTGAATTATTTCTCGTATTCTTTAAAATCGGAGCAGTCAGCTTTGGCGGCGGTTATGCCATGATTCCTTTCTTTGAAACAGAAATGGTATCTCATAACTGGGTATCACTGGCAGACTATATCAAGGTAATCGCTATCGCTCAGGTCATACCGGGACCATTTGCTGTGGATTCATCCTCTTATATCGGTTTTCAAGTCGCGGGGATTTTAGGCGCTGTTCTTGCAACCATAGCCCTCTGCCTCCCTTCCTTTATTGCCTCGGTTGTCATCACGAAATTTTATGCTCAGTTCAAAACAAACAAATACGTAAACGCCCTCCTCATGGGCGTCCGGCCGGCTGTCCTTGGGCTGCTGATCAGTGCAGCCTATATTATTGGTATTA
This Desulfosporosinus orientis DSM 765 DNA region includes the following protein-coding sequences:
- the spoVB gene encoding stage V sporulation protein B, which codes for MKKQSLVKGAFVLTVAAFLAKILIFGNSIVLSRVLGPEGIGLKKMVMPFMSLMMTLTTIGLPVAISRLVAEADAQRDRQKIKKILLIALSITVSLSILMVFLSTIGAKIFLPYFLTDQRAYYSFMAMIPVIPIGAVSGVLKGYFRGKQTMNPLAIAQVLEQIVRIWFTYVLVQRLLPLGIEFAAAGAVLSGVLGEAASLLVFIIMFRISQQRKLRLPRPAWSQVTRGKTIVMELLQTGLPTTGNGFGMSISRALQPIVITKSLALAGIGSALIAKQYGMLAGFVMPLLFLPGFINQSLGITLVPAISEANAHGNLLLIKRRLNQAIGVALIIGAPSTVVLYLFSLELMTVIYHAPAAAPMLKLLAPFFVLNYLQSPLQSVLVGMGRAKTAMINNVLARFITIMLIYPLASNPKLGIKGVIIAMGMGVILETLLHHSSLVKLIGFFLNGQTIAKILAAAMAMGYIGRTFFVLLCSPRVHLGVPISLVVGIIVSIFVYIFLLNMLKVIRKNDLARIPLLGKLFPFWH
- a CDS encoding chromate transporter → MKLYLEMFIVFFKIGCLAFGGGYAVIGLLQKEIVELKQWVDNDELTDIMAISQTLPGIIFVNSATMIGYRKKGILGATVATVSSVMPTFFLILILTFVIWGVTDNPIVHKAFTGILLGVTALILNSVKKTWKTAVKHYPDIILAVTATVLLLFTGLNVVLILLLMAGLGFAKNLYALKKEAEKLEAR
- a CDS encoding HD domain-containing protein; translation: MNLEDIRFFRTWFEDYVKGFPKDDEKVEANLRYKKDHSLCVRDYMLTLGENLGLDTRQMFLAEVIGLFHDVGRFKQYSKYHTFKDSLSEDHALLGVTVLKGEQIFSGRLNEWEKTLVFTAILNHNQRTIKDVVDETTLKFCKLIRDADKLDILDQIINFYEKPWQKPFFAVESNHEDQRYSQDIIQGILSGKQIAYTSAKTPADIKLIRLVWLLDINFPSAVEIAKGKGFLERLYAFIPHTEDTLKVFQYVEQRMS
- a CDS encoding chromate transporter, whose protein sequence is MKLVELFLVFFKIGAVSFGGGYAMIPFFETEMVSHNWVSLADYIKVIAIAQVIPGPFAVDSSSYIGFQVAGILGAVLATIALCLPSFIASVVITKFYAQFKTNKYVNALLMGVRPAVLGLLISAAYIIGIKPLYLGGTHFLSLTMLKTVLVIGAGYYALSQKKVKIGTLTFLAASAVVGIILY
- a CDS encoding response regulator, with amino-acid sequence MKTNFVNNSFKHKLRATYTLLMFIVLILICTFLYYQVNNIIKPLISHIGLQVVDGEAQYLGERFKNQETILALLASTETFKNGDLSSIEQEMDNQITRNKDLWLSMKYKGINGDQYVINPENIKPSLSFEDELLAGDQMTLTSKLLANQDNDYTTYIGTKVLDDRGNLKGLIVINVRIKQLMGSFLEAKIRQFTEVWFLDASGKVIINPNQEEKSTIEIENFGELISASPSGELNFTTQKGEFNYLIYSKVPNIEGLYLAIGIDHRESSEAMRFLLMMIVGGALFACLFIFIAANKMTKVMTQPLTRMVEIIQDSDGTNLIEIPSDLKASKDEIGILAKTIGEMSSNIRNNVQALNNEIHVRQRAEAELIQLNVELECRVKERTHALTEVTNHLANSENRFRIAMEASHIGLYDSDCNHVVVVNGIFLKLINAPDYKENLIKESDWIQLNGKLEDFVYSQDLNSMGLFNVNNMPMVGEDFYTEVRLKADPNVWFSFIGQVIKKDEDGKIRRFIGVLQNITERKRTEEELKRAMEAAEEASQAKSQFLANMSHEIRTPMNAIMGLAHLLAQSDLKESQQNYVAKIEGASKTLLRIINDVLDFSKIEAGKLEIENIKFNLDKVLENVANLYSISAAEKGIDLNFDTGEGVPDVLIGDPLRLEQVLSNLITNAIKFTNRGEVNVSVKVLGENNDEVKLSFTVSDTGIGITKEHIGRLFRAFTQADGSMTRKYGGTGLGLTISKQLVELMNGEISVESVYGEGTSFHFIVHFHKALDLKKPSCSNYPDLQGKKALIIDHNKTSLTILERMLRSFSLEVTALNDPFEALERLHRECFDLLVIDFNLPELPGIEFYKRIIANPDIALPKTIFVSAIGRETHYHQVKQLGVRNFLVKPINQSLMFDAIMNALNGTALHQGEVIHDEANSRKHRGELADKRVLVVEDNDINQLVAKDMLEQAGMLVSIANNGEEAIKYVHANKFAAVLMDVQMPVMDGYKATEILRKTYSSSELPIIAMTANALRGDRERSIAAGMNDYISKPIDPNRLFDTLEKWLLGKGVKCLEAVDDEVIEVLDIEKTLLRLNQKREFYEDLLRRYAANYSNWVNDFSNLRQKQTDEEAQRLIHSLKGVTGTIGAMKLNRCLVQFEEDWAFMDEQVLEEKLAELAKLNDELLEAIKQCISLKGTKKEPLSSKFDVNTAFDELLYALEKARPKEIKESMIYLVDNFQGMPYYPQIEELKKLTDRYRYKEAKAMAEKVRELVKEQSHG